Below is a window of Candidatus Bathyarchaeia archaeon DNA.
TCGACAAAGGCGATCTGGTAGAGGTTGGCCAGCTGCTTAGCTGCATTACTGAGACTAGGCATCGCTACAAGTATGGCTCGTGAGGGTGGGGCTATGTCATAAGTTTTCGCAAACATGGTGATCACCGGCTGTATATCAACCTCCACTTCGGAGCATGCTACATCGACTAACAACTTCTCATCGCCCTTAGTCGCAACTAAATCAAACTGGTGGCTGACCCCCGACTTACCTTGGATCCTCCCCGAGTTCTCCACAGAATAGCCCGCCGACTTTAGGAACGCAGATATCGGCAATATGGTCTTGAGCCTCTGAGTTCTGAGAGTAGCTTCCTTGCCCAGTGTATACGAGTAACAGCTAACCAAGTCAGCATCATTAATTTGGAATGTGGCACCGCAACCTCGGCACCGTTCGTGGGTAGAGGGTTCGCTGAACCGCTTCCTACACTCATGGCACTCAAACCAAGCTCCTATCTTACGGTAATCCTTACCCCCCTCAGCTAAGAGGGCGTTACATTTAGGGCAGATGAGCTTATCTTCTCTCCTAAACTGGCTGTCAGTGCCTATGTAGCCGCACTTTAAATGTTCCAGGAGAAGACTCTTCTCGATGTTATAGGATCTACAGTAAGGACAAAAGGTAAGGATGGCGATATTGGGGGAGTGGCAGTGTGGGCAACCTAAAGATTTAGAGGTAAGCTTCCTCTCTAGGACTCCTTCAGCTGCAAGTCTCTCTAAGAAGGCAGCTGCTTCCTCCGAATTGCCAAGTATCTTCTCAACCTCTGGATAGCGGCAACCACGCTCAGCATCAAGTAGAGGCTCCAACTCGCCATTCATAACTGTTATTGCGTCGACAAGTCGCTTCACAACATCCTCAGAACTAGTCTTCGCTACAGCCTTAGACTCTCTAATCTCACCCTTGTCCTCCCTCTTATCCAGAGTCTTTTGGGACAGCGGCATAGCGTCAGACATTACCAACTAAGCCTTCAACCCGCTATAATGTGTTAAAATTTGATGACTGTTATTTGCCTTTTTAATATCTCCAGTCTTCCGTTCAACATGTTCATGTCCCGTTCCCTCGACAATCCACTTCGCCCTTAACCCTCCTAATAAAGTTGTTGCATGTGAAGCACTCTATAAATGCTACAGTCTCATTCCTGACAGGGCAATCAACCGCCTCCTGCTTCATCCTCTTTAATAAACCACCTTTCACAACGCCCTTCAGCTCACTCATCTTCTCCCTCGAAACCTTAATGGGTCTCTCCGGAACTTTGACTACAACTTTGTATTTGCCCTCATCCATAATATATAGCACCTCACTTCTCTTTAGGCTCTAAGACTATTGGACCCATATAGCCGCAATCATTACATAGATATTGTGGTGGGGTCAACCAGGGGCTTAACGGACCATACAGTGAGATGCTGGTGCTTCCACAGCGTGGACACAGGCTTCTCGTGGGCTTGGTCTGTCTTTTAATAATCTTTAGAGAAGAAACTAACCTAGTCAGGATTTTCAAGGTGTTTCGCTTCACAGTTATTGGTAATTGTCGTATCCGCTACTGCACTTCTATATTGTTTTCAGAAAACCCAAGCTGCACAAGTTTATCCTTAGTTCTCTCCCTATGGTCACCTTGCAGCATGATTTGGTTGTTCTTTGCAGTCCCGCCACAGGCGCAGAAACTTTTCAGTTCGGTAACTAACTTGCCCAGATCAACACTCTTAGCATCTATGCCCTCAATAATCGTGGCGGGTTTATTCCACTTCCGTTTCTCAAGCCGGACTCTGATGCGCTGTTGGTCTTTACTGATCTCACCGCATACGCATATGTCTTTAGGTAGACCGCATACCTGACAGATTTCCGCCATCCTATCTCCTTTAGCTCCTATACTCAATTCAGCCTCGCAAAGGTTAAGAAAAATGTATCACACATGTTTATATCTATTTCCCACCACCCATTTTTTGGGCAACTTTTAATATAAAAAGCTACAGGCAACAAGCCGGATCATATCTCAAAACTCACATCGCCAAAAATACGCCGCCAACGAGAACTGCTGTATTCTATACTTCATAAAACTCAGACAACCATAGTGAAATATAACACATCAGCAATTATTCAGCGGGTATACGTTGAAATGAATCTTAACTTTAAAGTCGAGGAGGCAAGGCAGAGGTTAGCTGAAGACATATCCATAGCAGGCCAACTTGCAATAGTATTGGAAGTAGCCGGATACCCAAAACCGGGAAACGTTCACCGCTTCCACGACTTCAGGGATACACGATTCGAACACTTTCTGGCCGGTGGGGTGGCAGTGGGGCCGAGTCTGAAGACTGCAGCCCTCAGGGGGATTGAGGCACGACTGGGTATGCGGCAGATGAGTGAAATTGGCCTCGGAGCGGCTATTTATAGCTGTGTGGAAGCTGCGAGGAGGTGGCATAAGGGGGGGAACACTCTTCTGGGGGTAGCAGCCCTCATAGTTCCTTTGGCAGCTGGGGCTGGCATGGCGGCAGTGGAGGGTAAATCCCCTGACCCCAGGGCACTCCGGCAAAGTACCACTCTGGCGATGAAGTTCACCACAGTGGAGGATGCTGTGGAGTTTTATAGAGCCGTGGCTTCCGCTGGGGCTGGTGGACTGGGTGTAGTTGAGGGAGCAGCAGCCCCTGATGTAGCAAACTCCTCAGCTGAGGAGGAACTCAAGTTGAAGGGGCTAAGGCTGATCGACGTTATGAGGGTAAGTGCAGAATGGGATGAGGTGTCTAGGGAGTGGGTTGAGGAGATGAATGTTACCTTTCAAATCGGTCATCCAACCATAGTGGAAGTCTTCAAGCAGACCGGTGACATCAACATCGCGACAGTCCATTGTTACTTAAAGATACTCTCTAACCGGCCTGATACTCTGATAGCGCGAAAGCTAGGCTTGGAAGCGGCGAAGGTTGTTTCTAAGAAAGCAGGGGAAGTGCTGGCGGCTGGCGGGCTCTTGACAGCGGAGGGTCGAAGGTCTCTCGAGATCTTCGACATCAACCTGAGAGAAGATAACAGATATAACCCTGGCACAACTGCAGATCTGACTGCTGCCTCCCTTATGGTAGCGATACTGACTGGTCTCAGGTTCTAGAGCAATTAGCCCCACGGAGTATGGTTTATTTTTGTCAACTTTTCAGAGCTTGGCTACTAAAGTTAGATTTATTTTGTTCTGGATGGTATTCTACGTGTGGAGCCCGGTGGTGTAGCGGTCAAAGGGCCAGACCACGACTAAGCATAGCAGGCTCTGGATCTACTCCGCGAGGTGGAGGAGAGATCTGCCGACGGGAGTTCGAAACTCGGCTACTCGAGCGGAAATCTCCCCCGGGCTACCAACCTTCAAGCACATACCTTTTTGGGTATGTAATAGGAAAGCCTAAAGCCTCCAACATCTGCATTAATAGGGAAAACTAAGACTGCACCTTGAGGAGACAGTGTTGAGCTTAAAACATTGCCCAGGAATAAAGAACCTAATCGAACCTACACAACTAACAATAAGGACATGCCCCTCCTGCGGCGGTGAAGTAGAATTCTTTAACGGCGAAACGGAGGTTCAATGCCCACAATGTGGGCGTATATTGCACCGAGAAGTTACACCTTCCTGTGTAACTTGGTGCCAATATGCAGACAAGTGTATAGTCGACTTGAAACAGAGGGGACTGATCACACCCTCAAGGGCGGAGGAACTTGAAGCTATAGCTAAGAAGAAAGAAACGAGTAAAGAGAAATCTTAAAGCATAACTCAGGTGCCCCTCCATTTTTGGGCGAGTGAACTTATGAGTGCTGTTGAGCTCCATCCGGACGAGGCTACGGGAAAAGGATGGGATGAGACTG
It encodes the following:
- a CDS encoding triphosphoribosyl-dephospho-CoA synthase — its product is MKYNTSAIIQRVYVEMNLNFKVEEARQRLAEDISIAGQLAIVLEVAGYPKPGNVHRFHDFRDTRFEHFLAGGVAVGPSLKTAALRGIEARLGMRQMSEIGLGAAIYSCVEAARRWHKGGNTLLGVAALIVPLAAGAGMAAVEGKSPDPRALRQSTTLAMKFTTVEDAVEFYRAVASAGAGGLGVVEGAAAPDVANSSAEEELKLKGLRLIDVMRVSAEWDEVSREWVEEMNVTFQIGHPTIVEVFKQTGDINIATVHCYLKILSNRPDTLIARKLGLEAAKVVSKKAGEVLAAGGLLTAEGRRSLEIFDINLREDNRYNPGTTADLTAASLMVAILTGLRF
- a CDS encoding translation initiation factor produces the protein MAEICQVCGLPKDICVCGEISKDQQRIRVRLEKRKWNKPATIIEGIDAKSVDLGKLVTELKSFCACGGTAKNNQIMLQGDHRERTKDKLVQLGFSENNIEVQ